The genomic DNA TTTATAGAAGTTTGCTAGAAAAAATGAAAGATTTAAATATGGATCCTGCTTTTGCAAGTCGTTATTTGAATGTCGGATTTTCTGGTGGAGAAAAAAAGAAAGCAGAAGTTTTGCAACTTGCAGTATTGAATCCAAAGTTTGCGATTTTGGATGAAACAGATTCTGGATTGGATGTGGACGCTTTAAAAATTGTATCAAATGGAATAAATAAATTTCACAACAAAGAAAATTCAGTTTTGTTGATTACACATTATAATAGAATTTTGGAATATGTAAAACCAGATTTTGTACATGTTTTAATGGGTGGAAAAATTATAAAATCTGGAGAAAGAAAATTAGCAAAAGAAGTTGAAAAAGAAGGTTATAAAAAATATGATAAATAAAGATCAAATAATTGAAAGGTTGGAAACTGTAATTGATCCAGAATTGAATATAGATATTTATACAATGGGTTTAATTTATGATATTCAAATTTTAAATGAAAAGGACGTAAAAGTGATAATGACTTTTACAACTCCAAGCTGTCCAGCAGGTCCAATGCTGATTGGAGAGGTTAAAAAAGAAATCAAAGTTTTAGGCTTTGAAAATGTAGAAGTGGAAATTACCTTTGATCCAATGTGGAAACCACCTGCAGAATTGCGTGCAGCTTTGGGAATTTAAATGTTTTTATTTTATGAAAAAAATCCGTATCTGTAATGGTATTTCTTGCAATAAAAATGGTGCAGAAAGAATAATGAGGAATTATGAGAAAAAATATAATTTGAAAGCTGGAGTACAAAATGGTAAAATAGACCTTGATTTTAAAGAATGTGGAGGTGACTGCTGTGGTCTTGTAAATATAAAAAAAGGAGATAAATATTTTTCTGTTTATAAAAGTGGAAAAGAAATGGAGAAAATAAATAAAGATTATAAAATAGATTTAAAAGATAATTTTTTAGGCGATATATAAATAATATGGAAGAACAAAAATTTGAAGCTACCAGAAAAACAGGTAAAATTTGTAAAATTGTAATTGATAAAGAAGGTTGTATTGGTGCTCGCTCTTGTGTGGTTGTAGCGCCAGAAATTTTTAAAATGAATGAAGAGAATATTGCATATATTATAAACCCAGATGCAAGTGATGATGATATTTTGAAAATGTCTGCAGAAGCTTGTCCAGTTTTGGCAGTTCATCTTTATGATGAGAATGGCAATAAAATATTTCCAAAAGAATAATTTTTGGTATATACTTATTTTCTGAATAAAATAGGAGGAAAAAGTGAAGATAAATATACCAAAAGTTCTTTTAACTTCGTCGTTAACCGTATTTTTTAGTTTGTGTTTTGGTGCTACACTTTATATATTTTTGGCATTAACTTTTCCAAAAGAACATTATTATGTCCCAATTACAAACTTTGAAATTTACGGTCTGTGTGTTGTAGCTTCTTTATGTGCTATTACAACTGGTTTTTTGATAGGTAGATATACTGCAGGTATAAAATTAAATTAGCTCATTTATTTGGGCTATTTTTTTTGAAATAAAAAAAGACAGTGTTTACTGCCTTTTTGGACTTCTACCTTGGATTTTTTCAAATTCTTCCAATAGTCTCTGCATACATAGAATTGATGTTGTTTGTATTTTTTTCATATTACCTGCAAGCGTTGCTTTTAAAATTTCAAAAGCAAGATTTTTTAATTCTTCTTCTAACTCCTTATTATCTTTTGTAACGCAGTCAAAAATTACTTGAATAGTTTCCTCATCAATTTCACAAAGTTCATCAGAACCTAAAGTGGTTTCACTCATTTTCTCCTCCAAGGTTAGGTTGTTAAGGATCTGCTAAAACTTTACTATATTTTGCGTAAAAAGTCAATGTAATTGTGTTTAATTTAAAATTCTCAAAAAATACTGGAAAAAATTGGCTAATAATGATAAGTTATAAGAGCTTGTTTTGAAAAAAGAATTATATGTACAAGTATTTTTTGGGAGTAAGATTGGACAAGTTGACTAGGAGAATGGCTGGAAAAAAAATTCAGGTTTTTTTGGATGGAAATTCGCAGTATAAAATTTACACGCCAAATCCAGAGATGTTGGTGAAAGCTCATGGCGATAAAGGTTTTAGAGAGATTTTGAACAAAGCAGATCTTAATATTTGCGATGGAAAAGGAATTTCTATTTGCTCTTTTGGGGCTATGCAAAGTATTCCCGGTGTGGATTTTATGTTGGACATTTGTAAAATTATAGAAAAGAAAGATGTAAAAGTTTTTTTGCTGGGAAGCGATGATGCAAAAGTTGTCAGAAAAACAGCGCTGAACTTAACAAAAGTTTTTCCAAAATTGGCAATTTCAGATTTTCACGAAGGTCCACAAGTAATAGAAAACAAAGATGGAAGTTTGTGGGTTGAGGAGACTGTAAATAATTTGGTTTTGGAAAGAATTAGAAGAAGTAAGGCAGATGTTTTGTTTGTGGCATTTGGGCACGGAAAGCAGGAAAAGTGGATAGAAAGATATTTGAAAGAATTGCCAAATGTAAAAATAGTAATGGGTGTGGGTGGAGCTTTTGATTTTATAAGTGGAAGTGTGGAGCGAGCGCCAGAAATTATGCAGAGCTTTGGTTTGGAATGGTTGTGGAGACTCAAAAATAATCCAAAAAGATGGAAAAGAATTTGGAATGCCGTGATTGTTTTTCCTTATTTATATATTACACAATTTAATGAAAATTATGATAAAAACTAGATTTGCGCCAAGTCCGACAGGATTTTTGCATGTGGGTGGTTTGAGGACTGCACTTTTTGCGTATTTGTTTGCCAGGAAAAACAATGGTAAATTTTTGCTTCGAATTGAAGATACAGATCGCGGTAGACTTGTGGAAGGTGGAGTTGAAAATATATTGAATTCTTTGCTTTGGGCTGGAATAAAACCAGACGAAGGGGTGAGTTTTGATGAAGATAAAAATATTGTACAAATAGGAAGTTTGGGTAAATATGTTCAGTCTGAAAGATTGGAAATTTATCATAAATATGTGGATGAATTGTTGGAAAAAGGAAGTGTATACAAATGTTTTTGTAGTACAGAGAGATTGGCAGAATTGAGAAAAACTCAGCAAGAAAATAGATTACCAACTGGTTATGACGGATGTTGCAAAAAATTATCAGAAGAAGATGTAAATTCAAAAGTGGAGGCAGGTCAAAAGTTTGTGGTAAGAATGAAAATGCCAGACGCAGGAATTACAAAATTTACAGATTTGGTGCGTGGAGAAATAGAATTTAAAAATGAACTCATAGATGATCAGGTTGTTTTGAAGTCAGATGGTTTCCCGACTTACCATTTGGCAGTTGTGGTGGACGACCATTTGATGGAAATTACACACATTTTTCGTGGAGAAGAGTGGCTTTCTTCAACTCCAAAACATATAGTTTTGTATGAAATGTTTGGTTGGAAAGTTCCACAGTTTGCACATTTATCACTTTTGGTAAATGAAAAAAAACAAAAACTTTCCAAACGCCACGGTGATGTTTCTGTGACAGATTTCAAAGAAGTAGGATATTTGCCGGAAGCTTTGGTAAACTTTGTTTCATTTTTGGGTTGGAATCCTGGTGATGAGCGTGAAATTTTTAGTTTATTAGAATTAGAACAAGAATTTTCTGTTGAGAAAATTTCTAAGGCGGCAGCAGTATTTAATCGTGAGAAACTAGATTGGTACAATTCTCAATATATAAAAAATTTAAGTAATGAAGAGTTATTAGAAAATGCAGATCCATTTTTGGTAAATGCAAATTTGAAGAGTTCGGATTTAGAATTTTTGCTAAAAGCTGTGAGTTTGGAAAAGGATAGAGTATCAACACTAAAAGAAATTCCAGAAGCAGTTGCATTTTTGTTTGCAGAAACTTTGGATTATGATGCAGGCTTGTTAACTTGGAAAAAAAGCACAAAAGAAGATGCAAAAGAAAAATTACAAGAAGTTGTAAAGTTTTTTGAGACTTTGGAGAGTGAATATTGGACAACTGAAACTTTAGAGGAAAAAACAAAAGCTTGGATAGGTGAAAAAGGCTACGGAGTGGGGGACGTACTTTGGCCTGTGAGAGTTGCACTTTCTGGCAAGAAAAATTCACCAAGCCCATTTGAAATTGCAAATGTGTTGGGTAAAGAAAAAACAGTACAAAGGATTTCTGAAGCCATAAATAAAATTTAATATAAATCTCAGATTCTCAGTCAAACTAAAAATAACAGATGGAATAATAAGTTAGTCTTTGTTTTAACTATTTAAGATTGGTTATATATATTTTACGATGTTAAGTTTAATATAACATTTTTATTTAATCTGTTTAATTTTTATTATGCACAGAAAAACAATAAAATTTCTAAGAAAAAACTGGAAAACAATTTTATATGTTTTTCTAATTGGTTTTGCTATAAATTCTGTCTGGGAAATTTCCCATTCATTTTTGTATTCTTGCGCCGATAACCTCAAAGAACATATACCAATGTTAATCCGCGCCACTTTTTGGGATGCAGGATTTATTACAGTTTTGTATTTGTTTATTGCATTTTTGAAAGAAGACATAAATTGGGTAAAAAAGATAAATAAAAAAGATATAGTTTTGATTTTATTCATAGGATTTCTGAGTGCTACGGCTGTAGAATTGCATTCATTATATTTGGGAAAGTGGGGTTATAGAGAATCTATGCCGTTAGTTCCTTATTTAAAAGTAGGTTTAACTCCATTTTTGCAACTTGCCGTTACTTCGCTTGCGACTTTTTGTATATTTAGGAAATTATGAGAAAAACACTATTTATTGCGTTATTCATTGGTTTTGTAAATATATTGAGTTTTACGATTATAATTCCAATTATTTATGTGTACGCTCGTGAATATGGATTGAATAATTTTCAAACTTCACTACTTTTTGGTTTATTTCCTTTGGCACAATTTTTTGCAACTCCTGTGATAGGGAAGTTGGCAGATATTTTTGGTAGAAAGAAATTATTGGTAATAAGTTTGTTTGGAACTGGAGTCGCAAGTCTTATGACTGCTTTTGCACCGACTGTCTTGTTTTTATTTTTAGCTAGGTTTTTAGATGGAGTTACTGGAGGAAACAATTCTGTAGCCCAAGCTGTAATTTCTGATATTGTAGAACCTAAAAATCGCGCGAAAATATTTGGAATTTTTGGTGCTATGTTTGGACTTGGCTTTATTGTTGGGCCTATTTTAAGTTTAGTTTTTGTTAAGTATTCGCTAAATATGCCATACATTGCGTCGGCTCTTTTTGCATTTACAGCAATGATTATTACTTTATTTTTTCTTCCAGAAACTTTGAAAAAAATAGACGAAAAAACTAGTGTAAACTGTAAAAAATTATTTAATAAAGAAATTTTTACAGCTTATAAAATACCAAAACTAGCCCCTTTATTTATTATAAGTTTAGCAAGTGGACTTACTTTTACAATGTTTACTTTTACATTTCAACCTTATATTTTAAATGGTTTAGGTGGGACTGTCCAGGATATTACCTACTTACTTATACTTTTTGGAATGGTTAGTATGCTTGTGCAAATTTTTGCTATTGGTCCTATTTCTAAAAAATTCAAATTAATCTATATTATATCTGTAGCTTTATTTTTGCGTGGAATAACTTTTATATTATTACCAATTATTCCTATTTTTTGGTATTTTGTAGTAGTTTCTGTTGCTTTGAGTCTTGTAAATCCATTGGTAAAACCCATAATAACAACACTTATAACAAATATATCCGACAGTAAAAGAATAGGGGAGATGCTAGGTATAAACACTTCTTATTTAAGTTTATCAAACGCAATAGGTCCTGTAATTGGTGGAGTGCTTTTGGGTATAAATTTAAGAGCTCCTTTTATAATCGCAGGCATATTTATAATTTTTATAGCATATTTTGCTTTTAGATACAGATTTCATTACATTTCTATTGACAAAAGCTAAAAAATGTGATATTCTAATCTATTAAGTTTTGTTCATTTAAACTCAAAAAAAGAGGTGGGAGATGTCTATCTTTTTATTGGCTTTTGTTGGAATATTTGCACTTTTAGTCCACGAGTTGGGATATGTGTGGAAAGTAAGGCAAAAAGGAGTCGAAATAAAAGAGTTCGAAATTGGGCTTAAAATTTCTGAAAAACTTTCGTGGAGTTTTACTCCGCGCAAGCATTCTGATTTCAAAATTTCTCTGAATCCACTTTTAATAGCTTTTTTTACAAATGTTTTACCAGAAGATATTTCTAAGCTGGAAAGAAAAGACAAGATCTCTATTTTGAATGCTGGCGTAAAAACTAGTATTTTATATGGATTTTTTGCACTTTGGTTTTCTGGACTTATTTTCATAGTATTTTTTGCTGAAAGCTCCGAAAGTTTACAGCATTTTCTAACTATGACTTCTGGATTTATCGCTATTTGGGCAATTACAACAAGCGAAGATGCAAATATTTCTTTTCTTTTGAACATTGTTGCATGTTCATTGGTTTTTTTTGGAATCGGAACAGTTTATTTTTCTGGTTTCTATAAAATTACTGAATTTATAATTTTTGGAAGTTCAAAAATAGAAAATATTTTATTTTTTGAAATTATGCAATTCTTTTCTATCACCTCTATTTTTCTTGCAGGCTTATACAGTTTGCAAAATATAGGTCTCAGTATTGCGTGGGTGGTCAAAATTTTTAAAATTAACAATACATAAACGGACAGTTTGAAACTGTCCGTTTTTTTAATTCTCTAAAATAAAAAAGTTTTTAGATAATAAGTTTATTTTTTACATTTTTTTCTTGTTTTTTAACTATTTCTACGATAGAATAAGAATAAAGAACTTACAAAAATATGGCATCAACAACAAAAAATACAATGTTTATGATAACAGCTTCTATTGGTCAGAAGTTGGTTGCTTTTGTTTATTTTACACTTATTGCGCGCCAGCTGGGTGCTGAAGGTGTGGGAATGTATTTTTTCGCGTTATCTTTTACCACAATTTTTGTGGTTTTTGTGGATTTGGGCCTAAACAATGTGTTAATTCGTGAAAGCGCAAAATACAAAGAAAAAGCTCAATCATATTTTTCCAATGTTCTTTTTGCAAAGTTTATTCTTGGAATTTTTGCATATATTGGAGTGATTATTGCAATAAACGCAATGGGTTACGAAATGGATATAAAATCTTTGGTTTATCTTTCTGGAATTACAATGCTTTTTGATTCACTCCATCTTTCCATTTATGGGATTTTACGAGCATTTGGAAATTTAAAGTACGAAGCAGTTGGAATTGTAATGAGTCAAACCATTACATTTATTTTGGGAACTTTTTTCCTTTTCAACGGTTATCCGCTTATATTTTTGATGTTTGCATTTCTAATTCCAAGTATGTTAAATGTATTTTATTCTGCAACAGTTTTGTACAAAAAACATAAAATTTCACTGCGTCCAAAATACGACAAAAAAGTTTTTATTCGTCTTATACAAATCGCCATTCCGTTTGCAATTGCTGCTATTTTTGCGCGGGTTTATTCTTATGCAGATTCCATTTTACTTTCCAAGCTCGCCGGCAACGAAGCAGTGGGTTGGTATAGTATTCCATACAAAATCACTTATGCTTTTCAGTTTGTGCCACTTGCTTTTGTGGCTGCACTTTACCCACGCTTTAGTGAATATTTTGTTTCAGACAAAAAGAAATTATCAGAATTATTTGAAAAAAGTTTACGATATTTGCTTATTGTGGTTTTTCCAATTTCGGTTGGAATCGCAGTTTTGGCCAAAGATATTATTTTGACAATTTATACACCAGAATTTTCAAATTCAATTTTACCTTTGCAGATTTTGGTTGGAAGTTTGATATTTTCGTTTATCAGTTTCCCAATTGGTGCTTTCCTAAATGCTTGCGACAGGCAAAAAATACAAACAGTAATTGTTGGTTTTGTAATGGTTGTAAATGTTGGATTAAACTTAATATTAATTCCAATTTACGGAGTTGTTGGAGCTGCTATTTCTGCTTTGGTTGGAAATATTTTACTTGCAGTTTTGGGTTATACAATTGTGCCACAAGTTATAAAGTTGAAACATTCTAGAATTTTCAAAATGTTTCTTAAATCCGCCTTTTCAGCTTTAATTATGGGAATTTTTGTATGGTGGACCAACATATATATAAATTTATTTGGTGCAGTTCTGGTTGGAGCGGTGGTTTATTCTGTCATGGTTTTTGCCACGAAGACAATGACAATTTCACAAGTAAAAGACGCTTATTTTATTTTTAGGAAAAACAAAATATGAAGAAAACTTTAATAATCACACTAGAATATCCACCACAAATTGGTGGAATTTCTACTTATATTTCTGACTATTCTAAGCATTTGGGTGGAGAGGTTTTTATTTGGGCTCCAAAAAATAAAGAAGTTATTGAAAAAGAAAATTTATTTCGTGGTGAACCGTATTTTTTACTATTTTGGCCAAAGTGGTTAAAATTATTTTTTCAAATTAGAAAAATTGTAAAAAAAGAAAAAATAGAATTGATCCATATCCACCATGTGCTTCCAGTTGGTTATATAGCGTATCTTATCCATAAGTTGTACAAGATTCCATATTTAGTTTTCTTGCACGGCACAGATGTGCAGATGGCGGTGAGGACAAGAAGAAAAAAGAAGTGGTATGCAAAAATTGTAAACAATGCAGAAAAGATTGTGGTGAACAGTGAATATTTAAAAACGCAGGCTATAATAAATACAAAAAGTTTAATTGAAAAAACTGTAGTTGTTTATCCTTGTCCAAACAACAAATTCCTTCAAAATTACGAAGGAGATTTGGAAAAATTAAGAAGCGAATTGGCATTGGGTGGGAAAAAGGTAATTTTGACCGCAAGTAGAATTGCAGAAGGAAAAGGGCACTCACTTTTCTTGCAGGTTTTACCAGAAATAATAAAAGAAATGCCAAATGTAATTTGGCTTGTGGCAGGTAGCGGAGAAAAAAGCGATGTTTTTTGGAAGATTGTGCGTGAGAAGAATTTGCAGAATTTTGTAAGATATTTAGGAGATGTTCCAAATGGAGAATTACAAAAATATTATAATTTGGCAGATCTATTTTTACTTTTAACTCATAAAGACAAAGAAAATAATTTAGAAGAAGGTTTTGGTTTAGTTTTCCTAGAAGCTGGGGCTGTGGGTTTGCCGTCTGTTGCAGGAATTAGCGGGGGAGTACAGGAGGCTGTAATAAATAACAAAACAGGTTTTGTGGTAGATGCTTACGATGGAATTTCTGTAAAAAGTGCAGTTATAAGATTATTGCAAGATGAGGAATTGTCAAAAAGTTTTGGTGAAAATGCAAAAAATAGAGTAGCACAAGAATTTGTGTGGGAAAAACAACTAACAAAAATATTGTAAAAAGTAGAAAGTTTATAAAGTCGAAAGTTGAGAAAATATATATGTCATCCCGAACGAAACAAGGTGGAGCTTGAGGGATCTTGGAAAAGTATCATCAAAATTATGAATTTTATGTTTTGGTGAATTAAATTGTGGGATCCTTCGATTGTCGCTCAGGATGACGTTATTATTTTACGTCATATTGAGCGGAACAAAGTGGAGTCGAAATATCCCCGTACAATATCACCAAAACATAAATAATTATAATAAAACATCAGTCCTTTGTTCAAAATAAAACAATAATTAATACTATGAGCGATTTGATAAGTGTAATAGTGCCAACATATAATCCAGGAAAACATTTGCTAGAAACACTGCAAAGTATAATGGTGCAAACTTACAAAAATATAGAAGTAATTGTAGTGGACGATGGAAGTAAAATTCCTGTGGAAGACATGCTCAAAGATATGTTATTTTTTGAAAAGATTACTTTGATAAGACAAGAAAATCAAGGTGCGCCGTCGGCAAGAAATAAAGGGTTTAGTAAATCAACTGGAAAGTTTGTGATTTTTTGGGATGATGATATTGTGGGTGAATTGGATATGCTAGAAAAAATGCACTTGGCTTTGGTAGAAAATGAATCAGCGAGTTTTGCTTATTCTAATTTTCACTTTGGTTTCAAAAAAATGCCAGCAATGGAATTTAATGTGGAAGAATTGAAAAAGAAAAATTACATAATTACAACTTCACTTATTTATAGAGAAGATTTTCCCGGATTCGATGAGTTTTTGAAAAGGTTTCAAGATTGGGATTTGTGGCTAAATATGGCAGAGAAGGGTAAAAAAGGAATTTGGATAAATGAATATTTGTTTAAAGCAACTCCCAAAAAAGCTGGAATAAGTACTTGGCTTCCAAAGTTTGCCTACAAAAAACCTTGGAATTTTCTACCATTCTTCAAAAAACGAGTAAAACAACACGAAAAAGCCAGGAAAGTGATAGAGGAGAAATATAATTTGAAATAAATTTATTTTTTGAGATATTCTATTTTAGGTGTAAAATAAAAGTGTGGAAAATAAAAAACAAATTTTAGGACAATTTTTTACTAAAAATAACTTCTGGCTTAGGAAGCATGTTTTTGATTTTATAAAATCAACAAATTCTAAAATAGCGTTCGATCCTTTTGCTGGAGGAGGTGATTTATTAAAAGTTGCAAAAGAGATTGGATTTAAAAAAACAATTGGTTTGGATGTGGATTTAGAATTAAATTGGAAATTTAATGATAGTCTTTTAGATATACCTATTATTAAAAATAGTATTATAATCACTAATCCTCCTTATTTAACTAATTACAGCGCTAAAAGAAAAAAAATTTATAAGCAAGTTGCAAATTATTTTGAAAGTTCTAAGTTTAATGATTTATATCAAATAGCAATTGAAAGGAGTTTAAAAAATAATTTTGGCGTTATGATTATTCCAGAAACATTTATAAATTCAAAATTTCCAAAACATAGAATGAAGAGTATTACAATTATAGAAGGTTTAATGTTTGAGGATACAGAAATTCCAACTTGTGTTGTTTGTTTTGATAATAAAATAAAAAATTATAATAAAATTTTATTATATAAAAATGATAAACTTTTAGGTGATTTAGATAAATATGAAAAAATGAGATTTAAGCCAACAAAAAATATTCCAATTAAATTTAATGCACCACATGGAAAAATAGCTTTAAGAGCTGTAGATACAACAAGCATAGAAAGACCAATATCTTTTATGAAAAGAGAGGAGCTTAATTATTCATTATCTAAAATTAAACAAAGTTCTCGTTTAATAACTTTAATAGACATAAATATTAAAGAAGAAAATATAGAAAAAATTATAGAAAAAAGTAATAAATTATTACAAGAATTTAGAATAAAAACAGATGATGTATTATTATCACCATTTAAAGGAAATAAAAAAAATGGAGAGAGGCGAAGAAGATTAGATTATTTAACCGCTAGAGCTATTTTAGAAAAAGCATATGATTCTTTAATTTACAAAAAACAAATGAATATAAACAGTTTATTATATGAAAAAAATAAATAATATAAAATTATTTGAATTTTCACTTGAAAATAAAGAGTCAATAATTGAAGATTGGTATATAAAAAATGAAGATTTGATTATTTCCGATAATCCTAATAAGCCAAATGAATTAGTGAGTAAAAATGTTGAATTATTAGAATTAATTTCTACTTATAATTTTGCTAAGAAAAAAAAGAATAATAAATTA from Candidatus Magasanikbacteria bacterium includes the following:
- the gltX gene encoding glutamate--tRNA ligase — protein: MIKTRFAPSPTGFLHVGGLRTALFAYLFARKNNGKFLLRIEDTDRGRLVEGGVENILNSLLWAGIKPDEGVSFDEDKNIVQIGSLGKYVQSERLEIYHKYVDELLEKGSVYKCFCSTERLAELRKTQQENRLPTGYDGCCKKLSEEDVNSKVEAGQKFVVRMKMPDAGITKFTDLVRGEIEFKNELIDDQVVLKSDGFPTYHLAVVVDDHLMEITHIFRGEEWLSSTPKHIVLYEMFGWKVPQFAHLSLLVNEKKQKLSKRHGDVSVTDFKEVGYLPEALVNFVSFLGWNPGDEREIFSLLELEQEFSVEKISKAAAVFNREKLDWYNSQYIKNLSNEELLENADPFLVNANLKSSDLEFLLKAVSLEKDRVSTLKEIPEAVAFLFAETLDYDAGLLTWKKSTKEDAKEKLQEVVKFFETLESEYWTTETLEEKTKAWIGEKGYGVGDVLWPVRVALSGKKNSPSPFEIANVLGKEKTVQRISEAINKI
- a CDS encoding ferredoxin, with translation MEEQKFEATRKTGKICKIVIDKEGCIGARSCVVVAPEIFKMNEENIAYIINPDASDDDILKMSAEACPVLAVHLYDENGNKIFPKE
- a CDS encoding MFS transporter, producing MRKTLFIALFIGFVNILSFTIIIPIIYVYAREYGLNNFQTSLLFGLFPLAQFFATPVIGKLADIFGRKKLLVISLFGTGVASLMTAFAPTVLFLFLARFLDGVTGGNNSVAQAVISDIVEPKNRAKIFGIFGAMFGLGFIVGPILSLVFVKYSLNMPYIASALFAFTAMIITLFFLPETLKKIDEKTSVNCKKLFNKEIFTAYKIPKLAPLFIISLASGLTFTMFTFTFQPYILNGLGGTVQDITYLLILFGMVSMLVQIFAIGPISKKFKLIYIISVALFLRGITFILLPIIPIFWYFVVVSVALSLVNPLVKPIITTLITNISDSKRIGEMLGINTSYLSLSNAIGPVIGGVLLGINLRAPFIIAGIFIIFIAYFAFRYRFHYISIDKS
- a CDS encoding metal-sulfur cluster assembly factor, whose protein sequence is MINKDQIIERLETVIDPELNIDIYTMGLIYDIQILNEKDVKVIMTFTTPSCPAGPMLIGEVKKEIKVLGFENVEVEITFDPMWKPPAELRAALGI
- the sufC gene encoding Fe-S cluster assembly ATPase SufC; amino-acid sequence: MQLEIKNLKVEVEGREVLKGINLEIKAGEVHAIMGPNGSGKSTLSLVLAGHPKYKITEGDILVDGKSIKTLTPDKRAKLGLFLSMQNSPEVGGVTITNFLRMAKSSLTGVAQNPIKFYRSLLEKMKDLNMDPAFASRYLNVGFSGGEKKKAEVLQLAVLNPKFAILDETDSGLDVDALKIVSNGINKFHNKENSVLLITHYNRILEYVKPDFVHVLMGGKIIKSGERKLAKEVEKEGYKKYDK
- a CDS encoding WecB/TagA/CpsF family glycosyltransferase gives rise to the protein MYKYFLGVRLDKLTRRMAGKKIQVFLDGNSQYKIYTPNPEMLVKAHGDKGFREILNKADLNICDGKGISICSFGAMQSIPGVDFMLDICKIIEKKDVKVFLLGSDDAKVVRKTALNLTKVFPKLAISDFHEGPQVIENKDGSLWVEETVNNLVLERIRRSKADVLFVAFGHGKQEKWIERYLKELPNVKIVMGVGGAFDFISGSVERAPEIMQSFGLEWLWRLKNNPKRWKRIWNAVIVFPYLYITQFNENYDKN
- a CDS encoding glycosyltransferase family 2 protein yields the protein MSDLISVIVPTYNPGKHLLETLQSIMVQTYKNIEVIVVDDGSKIPVEDMLKDMLFFEKITLIRQENQGAPSARNKGFSKSTGKFVIFWDDDIVGELDMLEKMHLALVENESASFAYSNFHFGFKKMPAMEFNVEELKKKNYIITTSLIYREDFPGFDEFLKRFQDWDLWLNMAEKGKKGIWINEYLFKATPKKAGISTWLPKFAYKKPWNFLPFFKKRVKQHEKARKVIEEKYNLK
- a CDS encoding glycosyltransferase family 4 protein — encoded protein: MKKTLIITLEYPPQIGGISTYISDYSKHLGGEVFIWAPKNKEVIEKENLFRGEPYFLLFWPKWLKLFFQIRKIVKKEKIELIHIHHVLPVGYIAYLIHKLYKIPYLVFLHGTDVQMAVRTRRKKKWYAKIVNNAEKIVVNSEYLKTQAIINTKSLIEKTVVVYPCPNNKFLQNYEGDLEKLRSELALGGKKVILTASRIAEGKGHSLFLQVLPEIIKEMPNVIWLVAGSGEKSDVFWKIVREKNLQNFVRYLGDVPNGELQKYYNLADLFLLLTHKDKENNLEEGFGLVFLEAGAVGLPSVAGISGGVQEAVINNKTGFVVDAYDGISVKSAVIRLLQDEELSKSFGENAKNRVAQEFVWEKQLTKIL
- a CDS encoding NAD(P)H-dependent oxidoreductase subunit E; this encodes MKKIRICNGISCNKNGAERIMRNYEKKYNLKAGVQNGKIDLDFKECGGDCCGLVNIKKGDKYFSVYKSGKEMEKINKDYKIDLKDNFLGDI
- a CDS encoding flippase; this encodes MASTTKNTMFMITASIGQKLVAFVYFTLIARQLGAEGVGMYFFALSFTTIFVVFVDLGLNNVLIRESAKYKEKAQSYFSNVLFAKFILGIFAYIGVIIAINAMGYEMDIKSLVYLSGITMLFDSLHLSIYGILRAFGNLKYEAVGIVMSQTITFILGTFFLFNGYPLIFLMFAFLIPSMLNVFYSATVLYKKHKISLRPKYDKKVFIRLIQIAIPFAIAAIFARVYSYADSILLSKLAGNEAVGWYSIPYKITYAFQFVPLAFVAALYPRFSEYFVSDKKKLSELFEKSLRYLLIVVFPISVGIAVLAKDIILTIYTPEFSNSILPLQILVGSLIFSFISFPIGAFLNACDRQKIQTVIVGFVMVVNVGLNLILIPIYGVVGAAISALVGNILLAVLGYTIVPQVIKLKHSRIFKMFLKSAFSALIMGIFVWWTNIYINLFGAVLVGAVVYSVMVFATKTMTISQVKDAYFIFRKNKI